In a single window of the Gossypium hirsutum isolate 1008001.06 chromosome D02, Gossypium_hirsutum_v2.1, whole genome shotgun sequence genome:
- the LOC121214878 gene encoding uncharacterized protein, whose translation MILDRLKIRNGFRCREGQLEAEICVSAIPRVFDKLYNEERQLLIRIKVQTQLLDTIWLEKQSVKIIKSSIGLEARQRSITLSSDYIGSFDMLDKVIMACIGGLMVDV comes from the exons ATGATTCTAGATCGATTGAAG ATTAGAAATGGTTTTCGGTGCAGAGAAGGTCAATTAGAGGCTGAAATTTGTGTATCGGCTATACCGCGAGTTTTTGATAAG CTCTACAACGAGGAGAGGCAATTGTTAATCAGAATCAAGGTCCAAACACAACTACTTGATACAATTTGGCTTGAGAAGCAAAGTGTGAAG attatcaaaagctcgatcggtttagaagctcgtcagagatctatcacactatccagcgattatatcgGTAGCTTTGATATGTTGgataaggttataatggcatgtataggtggacttatggttgatgtttag